The stretch of DNA AAAGAAATCATCCTAATCTGCCAAGAAGGCCTACGCAGCAGCACGGCGGCCAGCATCCTGCTGCATCACCACTTTCCAAGGATCGGTAACGTACCCGGGGGCCTGGGCAACTGGTTCAAGGCCGACTACCCTACCGTCCGACTGCCAAAGCCGCCAAAGAGCTGACCTGTCTGGGAGCAGATAGTCATACCCCCTGCATCCATTCCGCCAGGATCTCAGAGACCTCAGGCCGCGTGAACTCCTCGGGCAGCGGCTCGCCGTTCCGGAGCAGTTCGCGAACGCGCGTGCCACTCAGCGTCACCCGTTCGGATGCCTCATGCGGGCAAGTCTTGGCCGAAGCCATCCCATCGCAGCGACGACAGAAGAACGCCTCGTCGAAGAAAAGCGGGGTAATGTCCAGCTCGTCGCGCTTGAGTCGCAGGAAGAGGTCGCGGGCCGCATACGGATGATAGTAGCCCCCCACGCCGGCGGGATCCCGTCCAACAATGAAGTGAGTGCAGCCGTAGTTCTTCCGGACCAGGGCGTGGAAGACCGCTTCCCGCGGGCCCGCATATCGCATGGCACCCGGGAAAACGCTCAGCATCACGCGCTCCTTCGGGAAGTAGCGCTCCTCGAGCGCGCGATAGCATCGAAGGCGAATCTCTGATGGAACATCGTCGAGCTTTGTCCGACCGACCAGCGGGTGGATCAGCAAGCCGTCCATCAACTCCAGCGCGCACTTCTGAATATATTCGTGCGACCGATGAATCGGATTGCGGGTCTGAAACCCGACGATGGTCTGCCATCCGCGCTCTTTGAAGCGCCGTCGCGTCTCAGTCGGTACGCAGTAATAGTCTTCGAATCCCGGCAGCGTCGGAGGGCGAATCAGACTGACCGCCCCGCCTATCAGAAGATCGCCTCGCTGATAGAGGTATTGGACGCCAGGATGGCGCGTCTCTTCGGTGCTGTAGACCAGACACGCCTCCGCTCGCTTATCATAGGGGAAAATCTCCTCCACCGAAAGCAGGCCAAGCAGTTCGCCGTCAGAGCCCAATAAGGCCGCCTCGCCTCCCTGCTTGAGCCCAGCCACATCGTCCTTTGGCGCCGCCAAGGTAATCGGGAGCGTCCACAGGATGCCGCTCTTCAGGCGCATCTCATGGATGACGCCCTCATAGTCGGCCCGATTCATAAACCCTTCGAGTGGGCTGAACACACCCGTGGCCAGGCATTCCACGTCAGAGATAGCCCTGGCGTTCAGCGAGATCATTGGGAGATCCCGCGCCCTGCCGATCGCGTCGGCCCTGGCCTCTCCTGTCAATATCCGTGAGACGAGCCGCCCGCCATGTGGAAGGATCGGCGTCGGCGCCTCATTTTCCGACAATCCAGTCGATTCCCGCATGATCTGTTCTCCCGTCGGCATCACACCCCTCTCCTTAACTACGCGGGCCGTGATCGCCATGTCGGCTATCAAGATGGAGCCCACACTCCTTGGTCTCCGGGTTCTCCCACCACCATCGTCCCGCTCGCACATCTTCGCCCGGCTTGATCGCCCGCGTGCATGGCGAACAACCGATGCTGGGGAATCCCTGGTCATGGAGGGCGTTGTAGGGCACATCATGCTCGCGGACATACGCCCAGACCTGCGGCTCGGTCCAATCGGCAAGCGGATTGATCTTGAGGATTGAGCCATGGCTCGCGTCGATTTCCACGATATCGATACCGGTGCGGGTTGCTGCCTGTTCCCGCCGAAGCCCAGTGATCCAGGCATCAACGTTCTTCAGCGCCCGGCCGAGCGGCTCCACCTTTCGAACGCGACAGCAGAACTTTCGCTCTTCGACACTCTGTCGGAACGAATAAAACCCGCGCTCCCGCTCTAACGCCTCCACGGCGTCTCGTCCCGGGAAGTAGCTCTCAATCGTAACCTTGTAGCGCTCCCGGGTCCGCTCCATCACGTCGTACGTCTCTTCATGCAGCCGCCCGGTGTCCAGGGTAAAGATCGTAATCGACGGCTTCAGCTTCGACAGCATATCGATCAATACCATATCTTCAGCCCCAAAACTGCTGGCGAGCGCCAGTTTGGGAGCAAATGCGTCGATCGCCCATCGAAGCACTGACTCCGGTGCGGCGCCGCACAACCGCTGGTTCAGCCCCGCCACTTCCTCCGGAGACACTGTTCGGCTTTCTTGATTCGTGCTCTGAATTCCCGATTGTCCTCCCATCATTCCTCCTTATCAACGGATCCATAGCGGTTTAGTGATGACTCACAGGGAGTATAGCGATCCCATGCGGGTCTTTTCCTGTTGAGATCTCGGCGACAATCTTCTCCGTCAACGTATCGATGGCAATCACGCTGTTCGTGTCACGACTGGTCACGTAGAGGCGGCGGCCGTCCGGCGTGATGGTAATGATGTCGATCCGCCTGCCCGCCGGGATATCTTTCACGATCTTCAATGCCTTGCAGTCGATAACCGAAACGATATTCGCCTTACGACTGGCCACATACGCCTGCTTCCCATCGGGTGAGATGACCAGACCATGAGGCTCGCCATCGCGGGCAATCCTTGCCGCAACCTGATGATTCATGAGATGGATGACGTCGACCTGATCCACATCTCCCGCTGTAACCAACAGGAGCTTACCGTCCCAGGTCACGTCCGTTCCCATGGCGCCCCGCCCAGCCTCGATCGTCGTGACGATCTTTCGACTCTTCACATCGATGACCGACAGGTCTCCGGAACCCCCGTTGCTGACATAGGCTCGCGCGCCCTTCGGATCAAAGACTACGAGCGCAGGAGCTTTCCCGACAGGAATTGTCTCGATCGTTTGCCGACGCCCAAGATCAATGACCGTCACATCATTTGACCCAGGGTTCGCTACCCAGAGCTGCCGCCCATCCGGAGTGACGGCAGGACCATGGGCTTTGGTTCCGGCGGGTAATGTGGCAATCAGCTTCCTCGTCTTCGTGTCGACCATGCTCACATCGTTTGAGGCGGCATTCGCGATAAAGGCGTAGGCGCCATCAGGCGAAAAGGCAATATTGTGGGGCTTCTTACCGCCTGGAGTAATGGTATCTATTACCTTGTTGGTCTCGGTATCGATCACAATGACGGTATGATCTTCCTGATTCGTCACCCATAACTCGAATGCGTGCGCCTGGCCGATCCACATGACTCCCACACCTAAGGCCAGTCCGGTTATCCATGGGATCAGCCTGACAATCTGTTTCTTCATTCCGTCTCCTCTCGTCATTTTATGCCGACCTTTCCAACCCACTTCAGCAATCTCTCGATCCGACCACTACGAGGCGCACTCGCCTGGACCGATGTGGACAGAGAACGCCTCTTCAGCGTTATAGTCAAGATAGTGATCCGGCGCCTCAGAGACCGGTGGCAGGTCTGTAAACGGCGCAAGAACCGTCTTTACTGACTCCAGCCCATAGCGATCCAAAAAGTTGTTGAACGATTCCCCATCCTGTCGCTCTTTCTGATATAGATGGAGGACCGCCTCCACCGCACCCGGAACATTCTTTGCCGGAATCCGCGCCACCGGTTTAGCGTAACTCGCCTGGCCTGGCGTCAATTTCGCGCCAAGTAACATCTCATAGGTCGGCACCTGCTGGCCATTGAACTTTTTGGCGCCGCCATACAATCCGATATCTGCAAGATGATGCTGGCCACAAGAGTTTGGACAGGCGGAGATCTTGATCCGAATCCCCGTCTCATCCGCCAGGCCCTTCAATTCATCATCACAGAGGGCTCCCAGGGCAGCCGCCAAGCCGCGAGAGGAGGTAATTCCGAGCTGGCAGGTATCAGCGCCTGGGCAGGCGGTCACATCCGCCAGCCGTTCAGCCGATGGCACCGCCAGACCGACCGCGCTCAGCACCCGGTAGAGCGCGGGCAGGCGCTCGGAGGGAATCCACCTGAGGGCGAAGTTCTGCTGGTTCGTGCTGCGGACTGCGCCATCGCCGAACTCGCGCGCCGCGAAGGCAAGGGTTCTGAGCTGTGCTGAGGTAATGTCCCCGAGTTCAAGGCGAATGTAGACCATGGTATACCCGACTTGCTTCTGCTTCAGAACATTGGTGGCCCGCCATCGCCGGTAGGCAGGATCGTCCGGCTCCCTGGGGGAGGTCGCCGAAACCACCGATGTACGATGAAGCGGGACCTTGTCCCACACGACAAGAGCGGGGAACTGCCCGGCCATTGTGGAATCGAGGCCGGTCCGCTCCTGGAACACCAGCGTTCGAAACGCCTCAATCCCCAGCCTGTTCAACACAAACTTCATCCTGGCCTTATGTCGATCGTCACGGTTACCGAGGCGGTCGAATACACGTACGATAGCGGCGACAGTCGGCAGGAGCCGATCCGCCGGCGTAAACTCCTCGAGTAACTCCGCAAGGCGTGGAATGGGACCCAGACCGCCCCCGACATAGAGCTGAAAGCCCCGCTCCTCCTTTCCCGCCGCAGATCGGAGCGCAGCGCGTGCCCCGATATCCTGCATGGGGCTGAGACCAAGGTCGTCGGGGCAGCCGGAAAACGCGATCTTGAACTTCCGGGGCAGGTTCTGGTTCATCGGATTGCGCAGCAGAAATCGCGCAATCGTCTCGGCATACGGGGTGACGTCGAACAGTTCTTGAGGACAGACCCCGGCACAGTGTCCAACCGTGACGTTGCGGACGGTGTTACCGCAGGCCTCTCTGGTCGTCAGCCCGACCGAGGCCAGACTCCTCATCAGCCCCGTGACCTGCTCAAGCTTGATAAAGTGTAACTGGATGTTCTGACGGGTCGTCACGTGGGCCACCCCGTTTGGAGCCTTGGCCGCCAACTCGGCAAGCAGCTCCAGTTGGGCCGCGCTGAGCCCGCCCCACGGGATCTTGATCCGGAACATCTGTTCCCCTTCCTGCCGCTGCCCATAGATCCCGTTCTGCAGGCGGAACCGCTTAAACTCGTCCTGAGAGATCTCCCCATTCCAAAACCGTTGGACGAACTGATCGAAGGTGTCGATATCCCCCTCGTTGGCCCAGGAGGACCCGTCAGCGGACTGCACCCTCTCGTGACTGATTCGTCCGTTTATCGGAGTTGAGACGTGTACCGGCTGCTCGCCGCCCACCGGTTCGTTCGCATCATTCATGATTACCCTCTCCATCATTCATTGCCCGCCGACTGCCCGGACATAGACTCACGTAGACAGATCATCCGGGGTCACAGCCGGTGCTTTTTGAGGTATGAGGCTGGAACTGCCGTCAGGAACATCGACAGCCAACGCAGCCGTTGAGATCTCCGGCCCCCTCATAAAGAAGCCGTAGAGCATCGTCAGATCGATCAGGATAACGCCCAGCCAGACAACGTATGCACTCGAGCTTGCCGCCAACCTCAGATCGATCAACACCTTGGATAGGCCGAAGCCCACCACCCAGGCATCAAAGCTCATACAGATTCTTCTGAACGTTTCAGCATTCATCCGTCTGATGATGTAGGCCCCTATCGGAATCCCTATCGCGACACTTGGAACGATCGACGGCAAGAGCCCCGTACCTGCCGTAGCGTACACACCGAGAAGGTAGTATGCGGTCGCTGTCACGGTTGATTCGACCACTCGGATCAGCCCCAAGGCGGCTCGAAACTCGCCTTTGACAAAGCCCTGATTATTGAATAGGAGCGCCAGCGGAGGACCGGAGATCGTCGTTACCGAATAGCAGATACCGACGCCGGCGCCGAACGGGACACCAATGAGCTGTTCGGACCGAATCGGCCGTCTTGCCCCGGCCGCCTGCAGCAGGATTAAGGGCAGCACAATGAGATACGTCACCAGCTTGAGCCATTCCGGGCTGACCCTCGACAGGGTATAGCTCCCCACGATAATGCCCGGAATAAGGCCACACACTATCGGCAGCACCCTCTTCCAGACCTTCGGGATGCTCCTACGATTGACGAGGAGCACGTAGCTATTGAGCACCACCTCCACCAACACCAGGGCGGGGTTCAAGATCCGGTTGGAATAAAAGATAAGGGCGACCGGAACGGTCAGCGACGAAAATCCGTATCCCAGCGCCCCATTGACGGTGGCCGCAAAGAGCGTGATGCCGATAAGTGTGATGTATCCGGCGTCAAGGTTCATCATGTGCTAGTCGATGAGTCCACAGACCGCTGATGGTTCTGCTGTAAACTGTTTTTCGGCAGAGTTCCAACTAAATACCTTGAAGTACGAGACCTTTCCCTTTTTCACTGATACGACGAGATAGCGTAGCTGAGGCCACACCGGTTCGCCGTCGAACAACGCCAGATCTCGATCGGTCTCGGAGAAGTAGGCTTCATGATCCGGATGTGAATGATAGAGCACGACGAACTCGAACCCTTTCGCATCCGCTTCGCTCTGAATCCGCAGCAGATCCTTCGAGTCCATGATGTAGGCGGTCTTTGCATCTCTCGGATTCCGAATCGGATCGTCCTGGTGATACTGATTTGCAAGATTTCCGCATCTGCGGACGAGGTTCGTGCCGGGATCGTCCTGCTTGCCGATGACGATCCCGCAGGCCTCTTCGGGAAACGCCTCTTCGGCGTGCGCGAAGATCTCGTTCAGCTCCCGTTCGGTAAGAATTATCGGTTCGACAGGGCTCACCACAGGCCTACCACCAGAGGTGACTGTACATGTTCTCGCCCAACTCCGGAAACTCCTTGTGCCAGACACCCAGACTGATATACTTCCATCCGGTATCGCACAGGATCACGACGATATTACCCTTCTCCATACGGTGTGCCGCCCTGATCGCCACATGCACAACAGCTCCGGAGGAGACGCCCGCAAAGATCCCTTCCTTGTTGGTCAGATCTCTGGTGGCGGCAAACGCGCAGCGGGAATCGACCATGATCTTGCCGTCCAGGAGGCTCGTGTCGAGAATCGGGGGGATGAAACCCTCATCCAGACTCCGAAGTCCCTGGACCAGATCGCCAGGATTGGGCTCTACCGCAATAACCTTGGTCTTGGGGTTATGTTCCTTCAGCCGCCGACCGACGCCCATCAGGGTTCCGCCGGTCCCAAGACCGGCCACAAAGACATCGACATCCGGGAGATCATTCAGAATCTCCACACCGGTGGTTTCATAGTGAGCCATCGGATTGGCCGGATTGCCGTACTGAAAGGGCATGTAGAGGGTCGGATCCTGCGCCACCAGTTTTTGCGCCAACTCAATGGCGCCGTTGCTCCCTTTCGTCCCGTCAGAATAGATCAACTCGGCGCCGAAGATCTCCAGAAGCTGACGCCGCTCCGGGGTAGCGTTTTCCGGAATCACGACCTTGACCTTATACCCCTTCCTCCTCCCGATCATGGCCAAGGCGATACCGGTGTTGCCGCTCGTCGGCTCCAGAATCGTCTTGTCCTTTGTCAACTCGCCGCTCCGCTCGGCCTGCGCGATCATGTACTTGACGATTCGATCCTTCAAGCTGCCGGTCGGGTTGGCTCCCTCCAGTTTGGCGAAGATCCGGATCCCTTTCTTGGGACTCATCCGCGGCAGTTCCACCAGCGGTGTGTGCCCGATCGCATCAAGAATATCGACTGATTTCATTCATGTCCTCTTTGCCTGTCTGCGTGCATCGCACAGGCAGGTCGGCTGTCTCGTCCCCGGCCCACCCTACCCCTGCTACGGGGGTCAGGCCTTTTTCACCGTAATCGTCCAGTCAGTGTCATTCAGTTTCGTCACACCTACCACTACGTGCCCTTCACTCTGGAGGCTTCTGGGAACGTTCTCAGCGGAGCCGAGGTTGTCCACAATGACTCTCAGCACCTGGCCACGTTGTAGCTCGTCCAATGCCAATTTCGTCTTCACAAACGTGTAGGGGCATACCTCACCCTTCAGATCGAGGGACTCAGCTACCTGCTCAGGCGCCTTACTCATTTTTCCTCCTCCACTCATCATACAGCTCAGGCTTTTTCCAGAACGATTTCCCATTGCGTTCTGCCGACTTCCGAAATGGCGAGGACTGAGTAACCTTCTTCTTTCGCCCACCTGGGGATGTCTTCGACCGATTTCGGGTAATCGACAATCACCACCAGTTGATCGCCGGTCGTGAGCTCCCCCATCTTCTGCTTGGTCAACATCAAAGGATACGGGCAGATCTCTCCAGTCACATCAAGGGAGTACGTTGTCATCGCTTCTTCACCGTTTCTCGTTCGGCCCCACGTTCGGGAGACACTACGCCCGCTGGACGCTTCGCACCCCACGCTCAAATGCCACACTGCCGAATAACAGATAGGCTCCAGTCCAGACTCCCAGGATAATGCTGAGAGTCGCCGTCATACTGCTCAGCGCAAAAAGTGGCACTCCGGTCAATCCGTGGCCGATGTTGCAGCCGCCCGCCATGGCCGCCCCCACACCCATCAGCAGACCACCCCCGAGAGCCTGGAGCAGGCGCTGAGCGCCGGGGGCGCGCCAGGCAAATTCTCCATGCGACCGCGCCGCCACGTAAGCGCCCGCAATGATCCCTACCCACATAAAACTCCCCCAGGTAAGCAGGGAGGTCTCACCTGTGAACAGAAACCCCGAGATGGTTCGAATCGGCTCGGTGATCGAGAGACCGTACTCCCTTCCGGTGAGGGCGGAGATCGGCCAGGCAGCCGTCGCGATCAGGCCGATGATGATCCCGCTCCTTGCCCAACTCCACCCTCTCTGGTAGCCGCCGGATGGGCTTTTCACAAGCCACCATCCGCCAATCGCCACGAACGTCACAACCAGTACCCAAGGGCTCACGCCCAAGAGGCGATCCAGCGTCGCAGGCTGACCGTCGATCTCAACGACCCAACTTCGAAAGGCCGCCTGTATCGGCTCCAACACGCCGTCATTCGTCATAGTCATCCCGAACACAAAGCCGAGCAGCGCGATAATTGACCCTACCATCCCCTCGCCGGACCGGTACGTGCTCCCGCTCGCACACCCGCCGGAAAATGCCATACCGAGGCCAAAGACAAATCCACCGAAGAGAGTCGCCATCCAGAAAAATGGTGCAATGCCTAACCCGAACAGGCCCAACGCCGCCATCGCTCTCACTCCGACCATCTGAATCAGAAGAGCCAGCAGGTAGGCTCGCAGCAGCGTGAAATCCCTCGCCAACAGGATATCGCGAAACGTCGAGTTCATGCAGAAGCGACCGCGCTGCAGGGCGTATCCGAAGGCCACCCCGACGATGAGGCCCAAGCCCACCATCCGGATCATGGCTGTACTGGTCGTCGTCTCAGTGATCACCACCCGGCACTCCACAGAACTCATGATAATCGATCAGATCGGTAATCGTCGGATGGTCGCCGCACACCGGGCAGTCCGAGTCGCGCCGTACCTTAACCTGCCTGAACTCCATCCCCAACGAATCAAAGAAGAGGAGCCGTCCGGCCAAGGAATCGCCGATCCCGAGCAGCAGCTTGATCGCCTCGATCGCTTGCAGACTGCCGACAATGCCGCACAGAACGCCCAGTACGCCGGCTTCCTGGCAACTCGGGACAAGCCCTGGGGGAGGGGGGGCGGGATACAGGCAGCGATAGCAGCCTTGACCGGGGATAAAGACCGTCACCTGTCCTTCGAACTTGAAGATCGACCCGTCCACGAGGGGTTTCTTCAAGAGCACGCAGGCGTCGTTGACCAGGTATCGGGTCGGAAAATTATCGCAGCCATTCACCACCAGATCATACTGGCTGATGACATCCTTGGCATTGGCTGAGGAGAGGACCGCTTGAATCGGCTCTACCTTCACGTCGGGATTGATCTGGCCGATCGTCTCAACCGCCGAGATAACCTTCGGTCGTCCCACATCATCCATGTGGTGGAGAATCTGGCGTTGCAGGTTGCTCAGGTCCACAACATCAGCGTCGATGATGCCGAGGCGACCGACGCCGGCAGCGGCCAGGTACAGAGCCGCAGGGGAGCCCAGACCACCCGCCCCGACGAGCAACGCGGAACTGTTCAAGAGCTTGCGCTGTCCCTTCCCGCCCACCTCAGGGAGGATGATGTGACGACTGTAGCGCCGGACCTGCTCTTCGTTGAACGGAACAGCCCCCCCCGCCATGGCCGGAATCAAAGCCACCTCGTCTCCCTCCTTGAGCGCGGTCCGCTTCCCCCCCAATTCCTCTACCGCCACATTGTTCACATAGACGTTGAGGTGACGGTGGAGTTCGCCCATCTTGTCGAATACATGTCTGTGGATCCCTGGAAAGCGCGTTTCCAGATCCTCCAGAAGCTCCACCAGATTATCCCCTCGTCCCTTCACCAGGGGCTGATTCTGAGTCAGTCCTCGGTACGGGGTCGGGATGTAGACACGGATCGCCTCCCTGCGGTCACCCTCCGCTGATCTGCTCGCCTGAGAGACCTCCACGCCACGATAGCCATTCATGCGTTTACTCCCTTATAGGTCAGAGTGAGACCGACAGGTACCGTTCCCCTGTATCGGGGAGGATTGTCACCACAACCCTTCCGGTTCCAAGCCGTTCGGCAACCACCGTCGAGGCAAAGACGTTGGCTCCGGCTGAGATCCCCACCAGAAGGCCCTCCTCCCTGGCCAGGCGAGACGCCATCCGATAGGCATCCTCATCCTCTACTGAGATAATTTCATCAACCACTTGCATATTCAGCACGCCGGGCACGAAGCTCGCGCCGATCCCCTGGATGCCATGCGGCCTGGCTCTACCCCCCTGCAAGACGGGGGATCTGGCCGGTTCCACCGCGACCACCCGAACGTCAGGGATTTCCCTTTTCAGCACTTCGCCCACTCCGGTAATCGTCCCACCAGTCCCGACGCCTGACACAAAGGCATCGATCTGTCCATCAGTCGCTTTCAGAATCTCTTGCGCCGTGGTAAGGCGGTGGATAGCCGGGTTGGCCGGATTCACAAACTGTTGCGGCATGAAGTAACCTGGATTTTGCGCCACGAGAGATTCCGCGGCATAGACTGCGCCGCTCATCCCCTCGATGGCCGGGGTCAGGATCACCTCGGCTCCGAACCGACTGACCAGCCTCCGCCGTTCCACGCTCATATCCTCCGGCATCGTCAGGATCAGGCGGTACCCTTTGACGGCAGCCACCATCGCAAGCCCGATCCCTGTATTACCGGAGGTCGGCTCGACGATCGTGTCACCCGGCTTCAGACGCCCCCTCCGCTCTGCCTCCTCGATCATTGCCAAGGCGATCCGATCTTTTACGCTTCCACCTGGATTACATGACTCCAGCTTTCCAAGAATCCGAGCGGATCCGCAACGCGCGATTCGTTGTAATTGCACCAGCGGCGTGTCGCCTATCAGTTCCAGGGCATTTCGAACCAAACGTGGCATCGACGAGTTTAACCTCCAGGCAGCCCAGACCGGTTAGATCTGGTAGCTTACCCCCCCTCGCTCCTGTTTCGTATGGATTTGACGGCAGAGGTCTTCAAGCGTGGTGTGGTCCACAATCTTCACTACGGCATCGCGGACGTCAGCCCAGATATCCCGAAGGCAGCAGTGAGGCTCTTCGATGCAGATCTCTCGCGGCCCGCTCCCCACGCAGAAAATAGGAATAATCGGACCCTCCATGGTTCTGATGATGGCCCCGACGGTGATCTCCCGGGGATGTTTGGCCAGATAGTAGCCCCCACTCATACCCCGCTTGCTCTCGAGAAAGCCGGCTCGTTTGAGACTCAACAGAATCTGCTCCAGATAACGTACGGGGAGATGTTGTCGTTGAGCGATCTCTTCAATCTGAATCGGCCCTTTCTCATAATGGAGAGCCAGATCCTGCATCGCTCGTGTCGCGTAATCACCCTTCGTGGATACCTTCATTTCGAATCACCTAGCTAATACCGAGTAAGTCGATTGAGTTACTCAGTATTTATAGCTACCACAAAGAATCATGTCAAGCATTTTTTTAACAAAGGGCTGCTCCTCGACAATGAAAGTAGATCACCGTTTTGAAGTACTCGACGTTGCGGAATCTCGCGGTCTTTTTGACCCAGTGGATGGCAGCGCTGACAGTCTCCAAGCCGCCGTTGGAGAGCCGGTGCCAGCTAACAGGAGCATTGATGGCCAGGATCACTCTTCAGCGGTTGTGGGATCGATTACCGATCTGATCTCCGAGATCCGGTTCGCCGGGAAGCCGCCTTGGCGGGCGTGCTCTCGCACCATTTCGGCGTCGGGCGCGATGTAGACACAATAAACCTTCTCATCGGTCACGTAGCTGTGGACCCACTGAATCTGCGGCCCCAGCTTGCCGAGTATGCCGCACGACTTCTGCGAGATGGCCTGAAGCTCCTGAGCCGAAAGCTTGCCTGCCCCGGGGATGTCACGCTCAATCAGATACTTTGGCATCGTGAACCTCCTTTTTTGCGACTAACCTTACGCTCCCCATACCGCTTCGCGCGCTCACCGCCATCCAATCCCGGGTATACCTGCGAGATAGTCCAGGTCAAGAGGCATCTCCCCGCCGACAGGCGTAGTTGCTTATTTCGAGATACCGACGGCAAACGGCATCTTCCCAACCGGGACAGTAGCAATCACTTTCTCGCCCGCAACGTCGATCACCGACACTGCGTCGCTGCGACCACACGCGACGTAGAGGCGCTGCTCGTCGGGCGTAAAGGCCAGATACCAGGCCCGCTGGCCTACAGGGATCTGTTTGGTGATGGTCAAGGTGCTGGCATCGATCACATAGACAGCATTGGTTCGTCCATGCGCCACATAGACCTTGCGGCCATCCCGCGTTACCACCACCCCGACCGGCCGTTCGCCTACGGGAATCTTCTTGATTACCCGG from Candidatus Methylomirabilota bacterium encodes:
- a CDS encoding M67 family metallopeptidase; amino-acid sequence: MSPVEPIILTERELNEIFAHAEEAFPEEACGIVIGKQDDPGTNLVRRCGNLANQYHQDDPIRNPRDAKTAYIMDSKDLLRIQSEADAKGFEFVVLYHSHPDHEAYFSETDRDLALFDGEPVWPQLRYLVVSVKKGKVSYFKVFSWNSAEKQFTAEPSAVCGLID
- a CDS encoding cysteine synthase family protein, whose protein sequence is MKSVDILDAIGHTPLVELPRMSPKKGIRIFAKLEGANPTGSLKDRIVKYMIAQAERSGELTKDKTILEPTSGNTGIALAMIGRRKGYKVKVVIPENATPERRQLLEIFGAELIYSDGTKGSNGAIELAQKLVAQDPTLYMPFQYGNPANPMAHYETTGVEILNDLPDVDVFVAGLGTGGTLMGVGRRLKEHNPKTKVIAVEPNPGDLVQGLRSLDEGFIPPILDTSLLDGKIMVDSRCAFAATRDLTNKEGIFAGVSSGAVVHVAIRAAHRMEKGNIVVILCDTGWKYISLGVWHKEFPELGENMYSHLWW
- the sat gene encoding sulfate adenylyltransferase; the encoded protein is MRESTGLSENEAPTPILPHGGRLVSRILTGEARADAIGRARDLPMISLNARAISDVECLATGVFSPLEGFMNRADYEGVIHEMRLKSGILWTLPITLAAPKDDVAGLKQGGEAALLGSDGELLGLLSVEEIFPYDKRAEACLVYSTEETRHPGVQYLYQRGDLLIGGAVSLIRPPTLPGFEDYYCVPTETRRRFKERGWQTIVGFQTRNPIHRSHEYIQKCALELMDGLLIHPLVGRTKLDDVPSEIRLRCYRALEERYFPKERVMLSVFPGAMRYAGPREAVFHALVRKNYGCTHFIVGRDPAGVGGYYHPYAARDLFLRLKRDELDITPLFFDEAFFCRRCDGMASAKTCPHEASERVTLSGTRVRELLRNGEPLPEEFTRPEVSEILAEWMQGV
- a CDS encoding sulfurtransferase TusA family protein — protein: MSKAPEQVAESLDLKGEVCPYTFVKTKLALDELQRGQVLRVIVDNLGSAENVPRSLQSEGHVVVGVTKLNDTDWTITVKKA
- a CDS encoding sulfurtransferase TusA family protein, with the translated sequence MTTYSLDVTGEICPYPLMLTKQKMGELTTGDQLVVIVDYPKSVEDIPRWAKEEGYSVLAISEVGRTQWEIVLEKA
- a CDS encoding sulfite exporter TauE/SafE family protein, whose amino-acid sequence is MMNLDAGYITLIGITLFAATVNGALGYGFSSLTVPVALIFYSNRILNPALVLVEVVLNSYVLLVNRRSIPKVWKRVLPIVCGLIPGIIVGSYTLSRVSPEWLKLVTYLIVLPLILLQAAGARRPIRSEQLIGVPFGAGVGICYSVTTISGPPLALLFNNQGFVKGEFRAALGLIRVVESTVTATAYYLLGVYATAGTGLLPSIVPSVAIGIPIGAYIIRRMNAETFRRICMSFDAWVVGFGLSKVLIDLRLAASSSAYVVWLGVILIDLTMLYGFFMRGPEISTAALAVDVPDGSSSLIPQKAPAVTPDDLST
- a CDS encoding beta-propeller fold lactonase family protein, translated to MKKQIVRLIPWITGLALGVGVMWIGQAHAFELWVTNQEDHTVIVIDTETNKVIDTITPGGKKPHNIAFSPDGAYAFIANAASNDVSMVDTKTRKLIATLPAGTKAHGPAVTPDGRQLWVANPGSNDVTVIDLGRRQTIETIPVGKAPALVVFDPKGARAYVSNGGSGDLSVIDVKSRKIVTTIEAGRGAMGTDVTWDGKLLLVTAGDVDQVDVIHLMNHQVAARIARDGEPHGLVISPDGKQAYVASRKANIVSVIDCKALKIVKDIPAGRRIDIITITPDGRRLYVTSRDTNSVIAIDTLTEKIVAEISTGKDPHGIAILPVSHH
- a CDS encoding phosphoadenylyl-sulfate reductase, with product MGGQSGIQSTNQESRTVSPEEVAGLNQRLCGAAPESVLRWAIDAFAPKLALASSFGAEDMVLIDMLSKLKPSITIFTLDTGRLHEETYDVMERTRERYKVTIESYFPGRDAVEALERERGFYSFRQSVEERKFCCRVRKVEPLGRALKNVDAWITGLRREQAATRTGIDIVEIDASHGSILKINPLADWTEPQVWAYVREHDVPYNALHDQGFPSIGCSPCTRAIKPGEDVRAGRWWWENPETKECGLHLDSRHGDHGPRS
- a CDS encoding nitrite/sulfite reductase, with product MNDANEPVGGEQPVHVSTPINGRISHERVQSADGSSWANEGDIDTFDQFVQRFWNGEISQDEFKRFRLQNGIYGQRQEGEQMFRIKIPWGGLSAAQLELLAELAAKAPNGVAHVTTRQNIQLHFIKLEQVTGLMRSLASVGLTTREACGNTVRNVTVGHCAGVCPQELFDVTPYAETIARFLLRNPMNQNLPRKFKIAFSGCPDDLGLSPMQDIGARAALRSAAGKEERGFQLYVGGGLGPIPRLAELLEEFTPADRLLPTVAAIVRVFDRLGNRDDRHKARMKFVLNRLGIEAFRTLVFQERTGLDSTMAGQFPALVVWDKVPLHRTSVVSATSPREPDDPAYRRWRATNVLKQKQVGYTMVYIRLELGDITSAQLRTLAFAAREFGDGAVRSTNQQNFALRWIPSERLPALYRVLSAVGLAVPSAERLADVTACPGADTCQLGITSSRGLAAALGALCDDELKGLADETGIRIKISACPNSCGQHHLADIGLYGGAKKFNGQQVPTYEMLLGAKLTPGQASYAKPVARIPAKNVPGAVEAVLHLYQKERQDGESFNNFLDRYGLESVKTVLAPFTDLPPVSEAPDHYLDYNAEEAFSVHIGPGECAS